The Staphylococcus carnosus genome has a segment encoding these proteins:
- a CDS encoding NAD-dependent epimerase/dehydratase family protein — translation MAFRITGGTGLLGRYFTEVLQEHGSDYTVLSRKLGAQGVDSHRIQTDYSKTSLETIFQEDDVIVHLAGGRGPQQDISAYTEELQLAQNIFEAAQAKKCKKVIVASSISIYADPDTLPWHENSAVEDVPKSLYGLNKKYIEALTEYYSVRFGLDIICLRFSHLFGANEKNNYMINYFMRLAYLGQPLTVMGASDVEREFLYAKDAAQAIWQASQHNAKSLVLNVKGSETLTNLEVAETINRLFDNQEPIKRKDEDVSDFFAPSYMDGTRAEEEIAYTPNYQFSEALQEIYQEMERLDDELPEKY, via the coding sequence ATGGCCTTTCGTATTACGGGCGGAACAGGTCTGCTGGGTCGATATTTTACTGAAGTGCTACAAGAACATGGCAGTGATTATACGGTACTCTCACGTAAACTAGGAGCACAGGGTGTGGATTCGCACCGTATACAGACGGATTATTCTAAAACATCTTTAGAAACTATCTTTCAAGAAGATGATGTCATTGTTCATTTAGCAGGAGGCCGAGGTCCGCAACAAGATATAAGTGCGTATACTGAGGAATTACAATTAGCACAGAATATATTTGAGGCTGCTCAAGCTAAAAAATGCAAAAAAGTGATTGTAGCTTCATCGATTTCTATATATGCAGATCCTGATACATTACCGTGGCATGAAAATTCCGCAGTTGAAGATGTTCCTAAATCATTATATGGACTTAATAAGAAATATATTGAAGCTTTGACAGAATATTACTCAGTGCGCTTTGGGTTAGACATTATTTGCTTACGCTTCTCACATTTATTCGGTGCAAACGAGAAAAATAATTACATGATTAATTACTTTATGCGTTTAGCATATTTAGGTCAGCCATTGACTGTAATGGGTGCAAGCGATGTAGAACGTGAATTTTTATATGCGAAAGATGCAGCGCAAGCTATCTGGCAAGCAAGTCAGCATAATGCTAAGTCACTTGTTTTAAATGTAAAGGGCAGTGAGACACTTACAAATCTAGAAGTTGCTGAAACAATCAATAGATTATTCGATAATCAGGAACCCATTAAACGTAAAGATGAAGATGTCTCAGATTTCTTTGCACCATCTTACATGGATGGTACACGTGCTGAAGAAGAAATCGCATATACACCGAATTATCAATTTTCAGAAGCTTTACAGGAAATTTATCAGGAAATGGAGCGGCTTGATGATGAACTACCAGAAAAATATTAA
- a CDS encoding glycosyltransferase, whose product MEKELILLTNYFPYYKGEEYLEEEIDYLSDEFDHITVIPTMVSPSMKLTRDIPDNATVLDLPFPQDLKDKAVNFLKTAPHIMLNRRRLQGIGNNAGSLNPYKWLYNLYFEARTDAIYHDLIHSGLLPENNPDTQIYLYSYWFYITANLGTKLKYDYYGDISIPLISRGHGYDVNDYIKPFSFLPMRKGMLSRVDALYPVSDTSSHYLQKKFPAYSDKIETRRLGVGKGDFQVSERDPMLIVSCSTIRQLKRLDVIIDALAQLNASGYVFKWVHIGDGPDAEKIEARAKEKLNADEYDFIGRLPNKDVRQWYHDHNPSLFVNTSESEGVPVSVMEAMANAIPVVASDVGGTAEIVKPKQNGLLIGSELSVDETAAAIEDFIQMSNEDYLHYAEGAYQTWKDLSDSETLYTVFAQELVEKGMK is encoded by the coding sequence ATGGAAAAAGAACTAATTCTGTTGACGAACTATTTCCCTTATTACAAAGGCGAGGAATATTTAGAAGAAGAAATTGATTATCTTTCAGACGAATTTGACCATATTACAGTCATACCTACAATGGTGAGCCCATCTATGAAATTAACACGTGATATACCTGATAATGCCACTGTCTTAGACCTTCCTTTTCCGCAAGATTTAAAAGATAAAGCGGTGAATTTTTTGAAGACAGCACCGCATATCATGTTGAATAGAAGACGTTTACAAGGTATTGGCAACAACGCTGGCTCACTAAACCCTTATAAATGGTTATATAATTTATATTTTGAAGCACGTACAGATGCTATTTATCACGATTTGATTCATTCTGGTCTTTTGCCTGAAAACAATCCTGATACACAGATTTATCTGTACAGCTATTGGTTCTATATTACAGCGAATTTAGGCACAAAATTAAAATATGATTATTATGGTGATATTTCGATACCTCTAATTTCTAGAGGTCATGGTTATGATGTGAATGATTATATTAAACCTTTCAGTTTCTTGCCGATGCGTAAAGGGATGCTTTCGCGTGTAGATGCGCTTTATCCTGTTTCTGATACAAGCAGTCATTATTTGCAGAAAAAGTTTCCTGCTTATAGCGATAAGATTGAAACAAGACGTTTAGGTGTAGGTAAAGGAGATTTTCAAGTCTCTGAACGTGATCCTATGTTGATTGTAAGTTGTTCAACGATTCGTCAGTTAAAGCGTTTAGACGTTATTATAGATGCTTTGGCTCAATTGAATGCATCAGGCTATGTATTTAAGTGGGTACATATCGGTGATGGTCCAGATGCTGAAAAAATCGAAGCACGTGCAAAAGAAAAACTGAACGCAGATGAATATGATTTTATCGGACGTTTACCGAATAAAGACGTAAGACAATGGTATCATGATCATAATCCTTCATTATTTGTAAATACTTCGGAATCAGAAGGGGTGCCTGTTTCTGTGATGGAAGCAATGGCAAATGCGATTCCAGTTGTAGCTTCAGATGTAGGCGGAACTGCAGAAATCGTAAAGCCTAAGCAGAATGGTCTTTTGATTGGCTCTGAATTGAGCGTTGATGAAACTGCTGCAGCTATTGAAGATTTCATTCAAATGTCTAATGAAGACTATTTACATTATGCTGAAGGTGCTTATCAGACATGGAAAGATTTAAGCGACTCAGAAACACTGTATACAGTGTTTGCTCAAGAGTTAGTAGAAAAAGGTATGAAGTAA
- a CDS encoding sugar transferase translates to MNYQKNIKRVLDVILFIALLPILILVALPVSLAIKSEDRGSILYNGKRLGEGMLPFKMHKFRTMKENAADIRNEDGSTFNSDNDPRVTNIGRFLRKSSVDELPQLLNVLKGDMSFVGPRPSPLGNEARYPDYYKEKFHVKPGITGLTQALLRNSASMEERMRLDAFYAQNVGFKMDAFIIYKTIATVLLQKNINQK, encoded by the coding sequence ATGAACTACCAGAAAAATATTAAGAGAGTGTTAGATGTCATATTATTTATTGCTTTACTGCCGATACTTATTTTAGTTGCATTGCCAGTAAGCCTTGCAATCAAATCTGAAGATCGCGGCAGTATTTTATATAACGGTAAACGTTTAGGTGAGGGTATGCTTCCATTTAAGATGCATAAATTCAGAACAATGAAAGAAAATGCAGCTGATATCCGTAATGAAGACGGCAGTACATTTAATAGTGATAATGATCCGCGTGTAACTAATATTGGCCGTTTTTTACGTAAATCAAGTGTAGATGAATTACCTCAATTATTAAATGTTTTAAAAGGTGACATGAGTTTTGTAGGACCACGTCCAAGTCCGCTTGGAAATGAAGCGCGCTACCCGGATTATTATAAAGAGAAGTTTCATGTGAAACCTGGAATTACAGGTTTGACACAAGCCTTGCTTAGAAATAGTGCTTCTATGGAAGAACGTATGCGTTTAGATGCGTTTTATGCTCAAAATGTTGGTTTTAAAATGGATGCATTTATTATTTACAAAACGATTGCGACTGTCTTATTGCAGAAAAATATTAATCAGAAATAG
- a CDS encoding O-antigen polysaccharide polymerase Wzy family protein: protein MLALGIIFSNINLLFSALLLFFLNNIIYGFESFNQRVIFFMFNVTFFVFLMGRMVVSQLFHYKEDQFKLLGTYFTDQSTIISILTMMSLSLFCLFLGYALLDRNIHRSFENFVPTETDCIKNIRLVSLIVFAIAIVFKLIYLAGAIQASQSLGYYAYFSTFKSSLPGPMVLISRMFPVAFFVYLATLPAIKRAWIPILAYLFVDGLSVLTGSRSDFMLDVLILFIYFCYRNQIAERTHTKKWFGKKTLVTGIIAAPVLLALMNFVGNNRGSTSTSSSSVLDSLMSFFFSQGISVNVIGYTIEKAKDIPDKIYTIGPLTEYVKFNIWGNLTGGHGGWSGQSVDRALEGYQYSHTISYVIMKDLYLKGVGYGSSFVAELYHDFGYVGIIIGSMIIGLLIGYFTKMLTAKHIIVIAIALIMARMTLFIPRASTIAFIIDTFSPANIFTAIVIFAGERVLRPYLIRKRKKS from the coding sequence GTGCTCGCATTGGGAATAATATTCTCAAATATCAATTTGCTATTTAGCGCGCTCCTGTTATTTTTTCTGAACAATATTATATATGGATTTGAATCGTTCAACCAGCGGGTCATTTTCTTTATGTTTAATGTGACCTTCTTTGTTTTCTTAATGGGAAGAATGGTTGTCAGTCAACTCTTCCACTACAAAGAAGATCAATTCAAATTGCTGGGAACATATTTCACAGATCAATCCACAATTATTAGTATTTTAACTATGATGAGTTTAAGTCTGTTCTGTCTATTTTTAGGTTATGCCTTACTAGATAGAAACATTCATCGCAGTTTCGAAAATTTTGTTCCAACAGAGACAGACTGTATCAAAAATATACGTTTAGTGAGTTTAATTGTATTTGCGATTGCAATTGTATTTAAATTGATTTACTTAGCAGGCGCAATTCAAGCCTCGCAATCGCTAGGATATTATGCATATTTTTCAACATTTAAATCTAGCTTGCCTGGACCAATGGTGCTAATCAGCAGAATGTTTCCTGTCGCATTCTTTGTTTATTTAGCAACACTACCTGCTATTAAACGAGCATGGATACCTATCTTGGCGTATCTGTTCGTAGACGGGCTTTCTGTTTTAACAGGCTCACGTTCTGATTTTATGTTAGATGTATTGATCTTATTTATCTATTTCTGTTATCGAAATCAAATTGCTGAACGTACACATACCAAAAAATGGTTTGGTAAAAAAACTTTGGTGACAGGAATCATCGCTGCACCAGTATTGTTAGCATTAATGAACTTTGTGGGAAATAATCGCGGCAGTACATCAACGAGCAGCAGCTCGGTTTTAGATTCATTAATGTCATTCTTTTTCTCACAAGGTATTAGTGTTAATGTAATTGGTTATACAATTGAAAAGGCTAAAGATATTCCGGATAAAATTTATACAATCGGACCTTTGACAGAATATGTGAAATTCAATATCTGGGGTAATCTGACTGGCGGGCATGGCGGTTGGTCAGGCCAATCCGTAGATCGTGCTTTGGAAGGTTATCAATATTCTCACACGATTTCATATGTCATAATGAAAGACTTATATTTGAAAGGTGTCGGATATGGTTCGAGTTTTGTAGCGGAATTGTATCATGATTTCGGATATGTCGGTATTATTATTGGCAGCATGATTATTGGTTTATTGATTGGGTACTTCACTAAAATGTTGACAGCTAAGCATATTATCGTTATTGCAATTGCTTTGATTATGGCTAGAATGACATTGTTTATTCCTCGTGCCAGCACAATTGCGTTTATTATTGATACATTCTCGCCAGCGAACATCTTCACAGCTATCGTGATTTTTGCCGGAGAACGTGTGTTACGACCTTACCTCATTCGCAAAAGGAAAAAATCATAA
- a CDS encoding ATP-grasp domain-containing protein: MKKILILGVAPVQAEAIEKLNEMGYETYAIAMKKDGPGADAAQHFEEINIIDEQVVSQYIKDNQIDAVYSVGSDLAMPVANKLSETLDLPHFVSYETAYACNHKDEMRQRTKGIAGSVPFEITQEADFQTEIDFPVFVKPTDGQGQRGISLVETKEALPEAIRKAIENSREGSAIIERYIDGYEISVNGYVVDGKLQFTLVSMRETWPQHPGLIHKHVIDPEANFPMSSIEAAIQAHLETLQIDNGPVYAQVKVMDDEAFIIEITPRFDGCHMHKLIQYYNEDDLLDKTFKHLLENQKPSFSKEGKVNPIVLEFMCETPNQTIDYDQFETPEGTLESYRYYHQGDMIRPVNGVYDKVGFYIYPLKKEGN, from the coding sequence ATGAAGAAAATATTAATTTTAGGTGTAGCACCTGTTCAAGCTGAAGCCATAGAAAAATTAAATGAAATGGGATATGAAACATATGCGATTGCGATGAAGAAAGATGGGCCAGGAGCAGATGCAGCACAGCATTTTGAAGAAATTAATATTATCGATGAACAGGTAGTGAGCCAATACATTAAGGACAACCAAATTGATGCAGTTTATTCCGTCGGATCAGACTTAGCAATGCCTGTAGCTAACAAATTATCTGAGACGTTAGACTTACCGCATTTTGTCAGTTATGAGACTGCCTATGCTTGTAATCATAAAGATGAGATGCGTCAGCGTACAAAAGGAATCGCAGGATCAGTTCCTTTCGAAATCACTCAAGAGGCAGATTTCCAAACTGAAATTGACTTTCCTGTTTTTGTTAAACCGACAGATGGGCAAGGACAACGCGGTATTTCTTTAGTAGAAACCAAAGAAGCATTACCCGAAGCAATTAGAAAAGCCATTGAGAATTCACGTGAAGGTTCAGCGATTATTGAACGTTATATTGATGGATATGAAATCAGTGTAAACGGATATGTTGTCGATGGTAAATTGCAGTTTACTTTAGTTTCTATGCGTGAAACTTGGCCGCAACATCCAGGACTTATTCACAAGCATGTGATTGATCCCGAAGCAAATTTTCCAATGTCCTCTATTGAAGCAGCGATTCAAGCACATTTAGAAACATTGCAAATAGATAATGGACCTGTTTATGCACAAGTCAAAGTAATGGATGATGAAGCCTTTATCATTGAAATTACACCGCGCTTTGATGGCTGTCATATGCATAAATTGATTCAATATTATAACGAAGATGATTTGCTGGATAAAACGTTTAAACATCTCTTAGAAAACCAGAAGCCTTCTTTTTCAAAAGAAGGAAAGGTTAATCCGATTGTATTAGAGTTCATGTGTGAAACGCCGAATCAAACGATTGATTATGACCAATTCGAAACGCCTGAAGGTACATTAGAATCTTATCGTTATTATCATCAAGGTGACATGATTCGCCCTGTGAATGGTGTTTATGACAAAGTAGGATTTTATATCTATCCTTTGAAAAAGGAGGGAAACTAG
- the betA gene encoding choline dehydrogenase — translation MATSYDYDYIIIGGGSAGSVLGNRLSVNPNNEVLVLEAGRSDYFWDLFIQMPAALMFPSGNRFYDWIYSTNNEPHMGGRQVAHARGKVLGGSSSINGMIYQRGNPMDYEKWGAPEGMDTWDFAHCLPYFKRLEKTFGATKDDEYRGHHGPIKLKRGPAKNPLFQAFFEAGVQAGYNKTPDVNGFRQEGFGPFDSQVHNGRRVSASRAYLRPAMKRQNLHVKTRSFVTKLNFEGNKVTGVTFKRNGKEHTVTAKEVILSGGAFNTPQLLQLSGIGDPEHLKSLGIEPRINLPGVGENFEDHLEVYIQHASKQPVSEQPSLNLLRWPWIGLQWIFSRKGPAASNHFEGGGFVRSNDDVKYPNLMFHFLPIAVRYDGQKADTEHGYQVHVGPMYSNSRGHLKIKSKDPFEHPDFTFNYLSTDEDKREWVEAIRVARNILSQPAMDPYNAGEISPGPEVQTDEEILDWVRRDAETALHPSCSAKMGPASDPMAVVDPLTMKVHGIENLRVVDASVMPTTTNGNIHAPVLMIAEKAADIILGNDPMEPEYKDYYQHGVHDKDAGTVK, via the coding sequence ATGGCAACATCTTATGATTATGATTACATTATTATCGGCGGCGGAAGTGCTGGTTCAGTACTCGGCAACCGTTTAAGCGTTAACCCGAACAATGAAGTATTGGTATTAGAAGCGGGACGCAGCGACTATTTCTGGGATTTATTCATTCAAATGCCAGCTGCGTTAATGTTCCCATCAGGAAATCGTTTCTATGATTGGATTTACAGCACAAACAATGAACCGCATATGGGTGGCCGTCAAGTCGCACATGCTCGCGGTAAAGTACTCGGCGGTTCTAGTTCAATCAATGGTATGATTTATCAACGCGGTAATCCTATGGACTATGAAAAATGGGGCGCTCCTGAAGGTATGGATACTTGGGACTTCGCACATTGCTTACCGTATTTTAAACGTTTAGAAAAAACTTTCGGTGCAACAAAAGATGATGAATATCGTGGACACCATGGTCCGATCAAACTTAAACGCGGACCTGCTAAAAATCCATTATTCCAAGCATTCTTTGAAGCTGGTGTCCAAGCTGGATATAATAAAACACCTGATGTTAATGGTTTCCGTCAAGAAGGATTCGGACCATTCGACAGCCAAGTGCATAATGGACGTCGTGTTTCTGCATCACGTGCTTATTTAAGACCTGCAATGAAACGTCAAAACTTGCATGTTAAAACACGTTCATTTGTGACTAAATTAAACTTTGAAGGCAACAAAGTAACAGGTGTCACTTTCAAACGTAATGGTAAAGAACATACAGTCACAGCTAAAGAAGTTATTTTATCTGGTGGTGCATTCAATACACCTCAATTATTACAATTATCTGGTATCGGTGATCCAGAACATTTGAAATCATTAGGTATTGAACCACGTATCAACTTGCCAGGAGTGGGCGAAAACTTTGAAGACCATTTAGAAGTATACATTCAACACGCTTCTAAACAACCTGTTTCTGAACAACCAAGCTTGAATTTATTAAGATGGCCTTGGATTGGTTTACAATGGATCTTCAGCCGTAAAGGGCCTGCAGCATCAAACCACTTTGAAGGCGGCGGATTCGTACGTTCGAATGATGACGTGAAATATCCAAACTTAATGTTCCACTTCTTACCGATTGCAGTACGTTATGATGGACAAAAAGCTGATACTGAACATGGTTATCAAGTTCATGTCGGGCCAATGTATTCTAATTCACGTGGTCACTTGAAAATAAAATCTAAAGATCCGTTTGAACATCCAGACTTCACATTCAATTATTTATCAACAGATGAAGATAAACGTGAATGGGTTGAAGCAATACGCGTTGCTCGTAACATTTTATCTCAACCTGCAATGGATCCATATAATGCTGGTGAAATTTCACCAGGACCAGAAGTGCAAACAGATGAAGAAATTTTAGATTGGGTACGTCGTGATGCTGAAACAGCTTTACATCCATCTTGCAGTGCAAAAATGGGACCAGCATCTGACCCGATGGCAGTTGTAGACCCATTAACAATGAAAGTACATGGTATAGAAAACTTGCGTGTTGTAGATGCATCAGTAATGCCTACAACTACAAATGGTAATATCCATGCACCAGTTTTAATGATTGCAGAAAAAGCAGCGGATATTATCTTAGGTAATGATCCTATGGAACCTGAATATAAAGATTACTACCAACATGGTGTACATGACAAAGATGCAGGTACAGTAAAATAA
- the betB gene encoding betaine-aldehyde dehydrogenase has protein sequence MELVNHLSRQQFIDGEWVDSANKATRKIINPYNQEVIFEVAEAAPEDAKRAIEAARRAFDEGEYANETSEVKGQKVRAVADKIKENREELAKLETLDTGKTYEESLADMDDIHNVFMYFAGLADKDGGEVINSPIPGTESKVVKEPVGVVTQITPWNYPLLQASWKIAPALATGCSLVMKPSEITPLTTIRVFELMEEVGFPKGVINLVLGAGSEVGDVLSGHPDVDLVSFTGGIKTGKHIMKQAADHVTNVALELGGKNPNVIFEDADFDLAVDQALNGGYFHAGQVCSAGSRIIVQNSIKDKFEKALIDRVEKIRLGNGFDETTEMGPVISAEHLAKIEGYMDVAKEEGATIATGGKRPEREDLKDGFFFEPTVITDCDTSMRIVQEEVFGPVVTVEGFEDEADAVRLANDSIYGLAGAVFSKDIGKAQRVASRIRMGTVWINDFHPYFAQAPWGGYKQSGIGRELGKEGLEEYLVSKHILTNYQPEPVNWFQG, from the coding sequence ATGGAACTTGTAAACCATTTATCTCGCCAACAATTTATTGACGGCGAATGGGTAGATAGTGCGAATAAAGCAACACGTAAAATTATTAACCCTTATAACCAAGAAGTTATTTTTGAAGTCGCTGAAGCAGCTCCTGAAGATGCAAAGCGTGCCATCGAAGCTGCAAGACGCGCATTTGATGAAGGCGAATATGCCAACGAAACAAGTGAAGTCAAAGGTCAAAAAGTCAGAGCTGTCGCTGATAAAATTAAAGAAAATCGCGAAGAATTAGCGAAACTTGAAACTTTGGATACAGGTAAAACGTATGAAGAATCATTAGCGGATATGGATGATATTCATAACGTGTTTATGTATTTTGCAGGTCTTGCTGATAAAGATGGGGGTGAAGTAATCAATTCACCAATTCCAGGTACTGAAAGTAAAGTTGTGAAAGAACCAGTGGGGGTTGTGACACAAATTACACCTTGGAATTATCCGTTATTGCAAGCCTCTTGGAAAATTGCACCTGCACTTGCAACTGGTTGCTCACTTGTAATGAAACCAAGTGAAATTACACCGCTTACTACAATTCGCGTATTCGAATTGATGGAAGAAGTAGGATTCCCTAAAGGTGTTATCAACTTAGTTTTAGGTGCTGGATCAGAAGTCGGCGATGTATTGTCTGGCCATCCAGATGTCGACCTCGTATCATTCACAGGCGGTATTAAAACAGGTAAACACATTATGAAACAAGCTGCTGACCATGTGACAAATGTTGCATTGGAGCTTGGCGGTAAAAACCCTAACGTTATTTTTGAAGATGCAGATTTTGATTTAGCGGTAGACCAAGCCTTGAATGGCGGTTATTTCCATGCTGGTCAAGTATGTTCAGCAGGATCACGCATTATCGTTCAAAACAGCATTAAAGATAAATTTGAAAAAGCGTTGATTGACCGAGTTGAAAAAATTCGACTTGGTAATGGATTTGATGAAACGACTGAAATGGGACCTGTCATTTCAGCAGAGCATTTAGCTAAAATTGAAGGCTATATGGATGTGGCTAAAGAAGAAGGCGCAACAATAGCAACAGGCGGCAAACGTCCTGAACGTGAAGATTTAAAAGATGGTTTCTTCTTTGAACCGACTGTTATTACAGATTGCGATACGTCAATGCGTATTGTACAAGAAGAGGTTTTCGGACCTGTTGTAACTGTTGAAGGTTTTGAAGATGAAGCGGATGCTGTTCGTTTAGCAAATGATTCCATTTATGGTCTTGCTGGGGCAGTCTTCTCTAAAGATATCGGCAAAGCACAACGTGTCGCAAGCCGCATACGTATGGGTACAGTTTGGATTAATGATTTCCACCCTTATTTCGCACAAGCACCATGGGGCGGCTATAAACAATCTGGTATTGGCCGCGAATTAGGAAAAGAAGGCTTAGAAGAATATCTTGTTTCAAAACACATTTTAACGAACTATCAACCAGAACCTGTGAATTGGTTCCAAGGCTAA
- a CDS encoding oligosaccharide flippase family protein produces MNQRRAGAIISYISILGNILVAVLYTPFFIRTLGTSEYGLYNLVLSFLVYLNIMDLSFGNTIAKYLSQNRVNGSKKQESRILGNILNIYFLCSLIVGLMGVILYFNADAIFGQSLAPKQLSELKLMLIFIIINIMISFYPGIFNGILQAYEYFAIAKTMLLIRVIAPSIIATPFLLMGYGAVTIIVITLSVNFACLVIGMILCRSRVKIKFDWRGSVNITSLVQQKELNVYLGLVLVSIAIEQLTLNFGQMILGAINGTVAVAIFVIAVQFVKIFQQFATSINNVTFPRFSMLVVEGASNNVLLKEMTRISRIQLIVLTFILSGFVIFGENFIVIWAGQDFRPAYIMTVVLMFTITFQLSQLPAVSIIQAHNRQTYRFIVLAVTLIIAIAGAVITAPHYSGYGVSLSIGIFSFLGYTLVMNVYYHRKIGLDMYKFWLEMGKIWLPMIIITAAYYFVYQWIANSFGKGLVILGINIIVYSLLYSVVLWTVIMSASEKKIAYHIINRFNPKRNSNAH; encoded by the coding sequence ATGAATCAAAGAAGAGCTGGAGCAATCATATCCTACATATCCATATTAGGAAATATATTAGTGGCGGTGTTATATACACCATTCTTCATCCGTACGCTGGGTACTTCTGAATATGGGTTATATAACTTAGTACTTTCATTTTTAGTATATTTGAATATCATGGACCTTTCATTCGGGAATACGATTGCTAAGTATTTATCGCAAAACCGAGTGAACGGTTCTAAAAAACAAGAGTCTCGTATCCTTGGCAATATTTTGAATATCTATTTTTTATGCTCGCTCATTGTAGGACTTATGGGCGTGATTTTGTATTTTAATGCAGATGCAATTTTTGGTCAGTCTCTTGCACCGAAGCAATTGTCTGAGTTAAAACTGATGTTGATCTTCATTATTATCAACATTATGATTTCGTTCTATCCAGGGATATTCAATGGTATTTTACAAGCATATGAATATTTTGCGATTGCTAAAACGATGTTGTTGATTCGTGTGATTGCACCATCTATTATTGCAACGCCATTTTTATTAATGGGGTATGGTGCTGTAACAATTATTGTGATTACATTAAGTGTTAACTTCGCATGTTTAGTCATCGGAATGATTTTATGTCGCTCCAGAGTGAAAATTAAATTTGATTGGCGCGGCTCTGTCAATATTACAAGTTTAGTACAGCAAAAAGAACTGAATGTATATCTCGGCTTAGTACTTGTTTCAATTGCGATTGAGCAGCTGACATTAAATTTTGGACAAATGATATTAGGTGCAATCAATGGGACAGTAGCGGTTGCGATATTTGTAATTGCAGTGCAATTCGTTAAAATCTTTCAGCAATTTGCGACTTCTATCAACAATGTGACTTTTCCAAGATTTTCAATGTTGGTTGTTGAAGGAGCAAGTAATAATGTATTGTTGAAAGAAATGACACGTATCAGTCGAATCCAGTTGATAGTTTTAACATTCATTTTATCAGGGTTTGTGATATTTGGAGAAAACTTCATTGTCATATGGGCAGGACAAGATTTCAGACCTGCTTATATTATGACTGTGGTATTGATGTTTACGATTACTTTCCAACTTTCGCAATTACCAGCAGTTAGTATTATCCAAGCGCATAACCGCCAAACTTACCGTTTTATTGTTTTGGCAGTAACGCTGATCATTGCAATTGCAGGTGCAGTCATCACTGCGCCTCACTATAGCGGATATGGTGTGTCATTATCTATCGGCATCTTCAGCTTCTTGGGCTATACACTTGTGATGAATGTTTATTACCATCGGAAAATCGGTTTGGATATGTATAAATTCTGGTTAGAAATGGGCAAAATATGGTTGCCGATGATTATCATCACAGCTGCTTACTATTTTGTTTATCAATGGATTGCAAATAGTTTTGGTAAAGGATTAGTCATCTTAGGCATTAATATTATTGTGTATTCATTGTTATACTCTGTAGTGTTATGGACAGTTATTATGAGTGCCAGTGAAAAGAAAATTGCATATCACATCATCAATCGCTTTAATCCAAAAAGAAATAGTAATGCACATTAA